One genomic segment of Ipomoea triloba cultivar NCNSP0323 chromosome 9, ASM357664v1 includes these proteins:
- the LOC116029981 gene encoding vacuolar cation/proton exchanger 3-like, giving the protein MASAARDEQAWLLENGNIKLLSKEMRHGHGQSHGRTAHNMSSSSLRTKSDHSIAKKVPCAILKNLLISLQEVFLGTKLSILFIAIPFAIYANYRHYGRPWVFGLSLIGLTPLAERISFLTEQIAFHTGPTVGGLLNATCGNATELIIAIFALMEHKVDVVKYSLLGSILSNLLLVLGTSLLCGGIANISKEQKFDRKQADVNFFLLLLGLLCHALPLVFGGVGQDVARAAQATLALSRTSCVVMILAYLGYLVFQLWTHRQLFDAQEEDGEDEDGESEEEAVLGFWSSFIWLVLMTAVVALLSEFAVDTIEAASGSWGISVSFISVILLPIVGNAAEHAGAIIFAFKNKLDISLGVALGSATQIGIFVIPLTVIVAWIIGIKMDLAFSTMETTALALSIIVTAFTLQDGTSHYLKGLVLLLCYVVIGASFFVNQESSGQPHTVNLGPNQRIFRA; this is encoded by the exons ATGGCTTCTGCGGCACGTGATGAGCAGGCGTGGCTTCTGGAGAACGGGAACATCAAGCTGCTGAGCAAGGAGATGAGGCACGGGCACGGGCAGAGTCACGGCCGAACGGCGCACAATATGTCCTCTTCCTCTCTCCGGACAAAATCCGACCACTCCATTGCAAAAAAAGTGCCTTGTGCCATTCTCAAAAACCTCCTTATTAGTCTCCAAGAAGTCTTTCTTGGGACTAAGCTTTCCATTCTCTTCATCGCCATTCCTTTCGCCATTTATGCTAACTATCGCCACTACGGCAGG cCATGGGTGTTTGGTTTGAGTTTAATTGGACTGACTCCACTGGCGGAACGTATCAGCTTTCTGACAGA ACAAATCGCATTCCACACTGGTCCAACAG TTGGAGGGCTTCTAAATGCGACATGTGGGAACGCTACAGAGCTGATTATTGCAATATTTGCTCTGATGGAACACAAAGTGGACGTCGTCAAGTACTCTCTTCTGGGCTCCATTCTCTCCAACCTTCTTCTAGTTCTTGGAACCTCTCTTTTGTGCGGCGGCATTGCCAACATTTCAAAGGAACAAAAGTTCGATAGA AAACAAGCGGACGTGAACTTCTTCCTGTTGTTGTTGGGGCTGTTGTGCCACGCGCTTCCTCTGGTGTTTGGAGGAGTTGGGCAGGACGTGGCTCGGGCGGCGCAGGCAACTCTTGCGCTGTCGAGAACCAGCTGCGTGGTGATGATCCTCGCCTATTTGGGCTATCTGGTCTTCCAGCTCTGGACTCACCGACAACTTTTCGACGCACAAGAGGAAGACGGGGAAGACGAGGACGGAGAGTCCGAGGAAGAAGCCGTGCTCGGGTTTTGGAGTTCGTTTATTTGGTTGGTTTTGATGACCGCCGTTGTAGCCCTTCTGTCCGAGTTTGCTGTTGACACTATTGAG GCTGCATCAGGGTCTTGGGGGATTTCTGTGAGTTTCATCAGTGTAATATTGTTGCCAATTGTTGGGAATGCAGCAGAACATGCCGGTGCTATCATTTTTGCTTTCAAAAATAAACTg GATATATCTTTGGGAGTTGCACTTGGTTCAGCAACGCAAATTGGCATCTTTGTG ATTCCCTTAACGGTAATTGTGGCATGGATCATTGGAATCAAGATGGATCTTGCTTTCAGCACCATGGAGACAACCGCTCTTGCTTTGTCCATAATTGTCACAGCCTTCACTTTACAG GATGGAACATCTCACTACCTCAAGGGACTAGTACTTCTGCTGTGTTACGTTGTGATCGGGGCAAGCTTTTTTGTTAATCAAGAGTCGTCAG GACAACCACATACTGTCAACTTGGGACCAAATCAAAGAAtctttagagcttaa